The Paenibacillus mucilaginosus 3016 genome includes the window GGATGGCTGGCCGCGGCGCTCATCGCATACTTCGTGATCCCGAAGTACGGCTGGCAGGCCGGCTTCGTCATCGGTGCGGTGCCGGCGCTCTACGCGCTCTATCTGCGGCGGGCCATCGAGGAGCCGCCGCGCTTCACCGCCCGCAGCCGCACACAGAGAACCTCGTTCGGGGAGCGGTTCGCCTCGGTCTGGGCTCCGGAGCACCGCCGGTCGACGATCATGCTCTGGATTCTCTGGTTCACCGTCGTGTTCTCCTACTACGGCATGTTCCTGTGGCTGCCGAGCGTCATGATGCTCAAGGGCTTCACGCTCGTGAAGAGCTTCCAGTACGTGCTCCTGATGACGATCGCGCAGCTGCCGGGTTATTTTACCGCCGCGTATTTCATCGAGAAGTTCGGCCGCAAATTCGTTATCGTAGCCTATCTGCTCCTAACGGCCCTCAGCGCCATCTGGTTCGGCAATGCGGAGACGGAAGGGATGCTGCTCGCCGCCGGGTTCTGCCTGTCCTTCTTCAACCTTGGCGCCTGGGGCGGATTGTACGCCTATACTCCTGAGCTGTATCCGACTTCGGTGCGTTCGACCGGTGTCGGGCTGGCGGCCTCCTTTGGCCGGATCGGCGGGGTCATCGCCCCGTTCCTGGTCGGCATGCTGGTGGCCCGCTCCGTAGGCATTCCGGCGATCTTCGCGATCTTCTTCGCCGCCATTGTCGTGGGCGCGATTGCCGTGTTCTTCCTTGGGACGGAGACTAAGGGCCGCGAGCTGACGGAATAAAGGAATAACAGCAAAGCACGAGAACCCTCCGCCAGGCGGGGGGTTCTTTTTCTCACTGCATTGTGTCATAAAGGAGTCAGGATTGAAGAGGTTGAAAGGAACGGCGTCTGCTGATCCAATGAGCGGCAGCATAGATCAGGGTGTAGATGGGGATGGAGTAGCTGTATCTCCACCAGGTCATAAAATACAAGCCGAGGACATGGAGAAGGGGCTCCCCGATATAAGAACAGAATAATCCGAAGGCGGCTGCCTTGATCCAGACGGGCGCTTGGGGCTTGTATTGGAGAAGCAGCATGACGATCACCGGAAAAAGACAGAAGTCGTAGGGAATATAGGTGGGCATGGTGGGAATCAGCAGTCCGCCATAATACCATGCGCCGAACATCAGGCCCATGAAATCCAGCCAGGATGTAATGATCAGGACAAAGAATCCGGCATGGAGCAGCCGGGAGGTGCTGTCTTTCTGCCGCAGCGGGATCCACAGCAGCCAGGGCAGCACCGTCAGGGCAAGAGTGAGCCACCAGTCCCAATGCAGGAAGATCTCCGAACGCCACAGCTTGACTAAAGACAGATGGACTGCAAAGAGTTGTTGGAAGAGGTCGGCTAATTGTTCATTGAGCTGCTGTCGGTCCATGCGGCATCTCCTGTGATCAGGGTGTGGGTATTCTCCTGTGTAGTGTTTTCCAATTCGTGGTCAGCCATTCAGGAGTTCCGTACTCCGGCTTTGGGTAACCCTATATAGGGAAAAGGAAGCGGCGGGTTGACAAACCGCCAATGCTGTAACTATACTGAATACAGGTTAAGGGCATTACCTTCTGCAGGTGGTGTCTTGAGAATATCTAATTTATCCCATTCCGAAAGGAAGTTATCCAGATGTCTATCTTGGT containing:
- a CDS encoding MFS transporter: MSRLEVLQDPKQRKLLFSAGLSWLFDAMDIGLISFIAAAVAVQWQLTPQQVGLFTSINSIGMVIGAALAGLLADRFGRKPVLLWTLLLFSAASGLSALATGFAALCILRLIAGIGLGGELPVASTLVSESVPARERGRAVVLLESFWAGGWLAAALIAYFVIPKYGWQAGFVIGAVPALYALYLRRAIEEPPRFTARSRTQRTSFGERFASVWAPEHRRSTIMLWILWFTVVFSYYGMFLWLPSVMMLKGFTLVKSFQYVLLMTIAQLPGYFTAAYFIEKFGRKFVIVAYLLLTALSAIWFGNAETEGMLLAAGFCLSFFNLGAWGGLYAYTPELYPTSVRSTGVGLAASFGRIGGVIAPFLVGMLVARSVGIPAIFAIFFAAIVVGAIAVFFLGTETKGRELTE
- a CDS encoding CBO0543 family protein translates to MDRQQLNEQLADLFQQLFAVHLSLVKLWRSEIFLHWDWWLTLALTVLPWLLWIPLRQKDSTSRLLHAGFFVLIITSWLDFMGLMFGAWYYGGLLIPTMPTYIPYDFCLFPVIVMLLLQYKPQAPVWIKAAAFGLFCSYIGEPLLHVLGLYFMTWWRYSYSIPIYTLIYAAAHWISRRRSFQPLQS